One Acidobacteriota bacterium DNA segment encodes these proteins:
- a CDS encoding transposase: VYFRMLLIGYFERLDSERGICWRCADSLSLRSFLGLGLDESIPDHSSLSRIRTRLSLEVHDAVFRWVLGVLGAHGLIDGKTLGVDATTLEANAALRSIVRRDTGETYEEYLKDLARESGIGTPTRSDLAKLDRKRPKKGSNKEWVNPHDPDAEIMKMKNGATHLSHKAEHAVDMSGAGAVLSVTLHGGAKGDTKSLPDTLEAAQSNLHELSDDPETQDEIHEKQVEKSWQTRAATETNVVRADRRGLPGLHFRARPRHSKVDRQEGRPSRDVCESKTGSW; this comes from the coding sequence GCGTGTACTTCCGGATGCTCCTGATTGGGTACTTCGAGCGGCTTGATTCGGAGCGTGGCATTTGCTGGCGCTGTGCCGATTCCCTCTCGTTGCGCAGCTTTCTGGGGCTTGGCCTGGACGAGTCGATCCCCGATCATTCTTCGCTTTCCAGGATTCGCACTCGTCTTTCTCTGGAGGTCCACGATGCGGTGTTTCGTTGGGTCCTTGGCGTTCTGGGAGCGCACGGCCTGATCGACGGCAAGACCCTCGGTGTCGATGCGACGACGCTGGAAGCGAATGCAGCGCTTCGAAGCATCGTGCGTCGGGACACGGGCGAGACCTACGAAGAATATCTGAAGGATCTTGCCCGTGAGAGTGGAATCGGCACCCCGACGCGCTCAGATCTTGCGAAACTGGACAGGAAGCGTCCGAAGAAGGGTTCCAACAAGGAGTGGGTCAATCCGCATGACCCGGATGCCGAGATCATGAAGATGAAGAATGGCGCCACGCATCTTTCGCACAAAGCAGAGCATGCAGTGGACATGAGCGGCGCTGGCGCGGTGTTGTCGGTGACGTTGCACGGCGGAGCAAAAGGTGACACGAAGAGCTTGCCCGACACGCTCGAAGCCGCGCAGTCGAACCTTCATGAGCTTTCCGATGATCCCGAGACCCAAGACGAAATCCATGAGAAGCAGGTCGAAAAGTCGTGGCAGACAAGGGCTGCCACGGAAACGAACGTTGTGCGCGCTGATCGACGAGGGTTACCGGGCCTACATTTCCGAGCCCGACCGAGGCACTCGAAAGTGGATCGGCAAGAAGGACGCCCAAGCCGCGACGTATGCGAATCGAAGACAGGTTCGTGGTGA
- a CDS encoding YaiI/YqxD family protein: MKPGKIWVDADACPKVIKEILYRAAERVGLPLVLVANRRLRVPVSPFIRSEQVPAGFDVADGFIVQQARAGDLVITADIPLAAEVVDKGCLALSPRGELYTEENVRQRLALRDFMDDLRGSGVDTGGPPALSQADRQAFANRLDRLLAGSVP, translated from the coding sequence ATGAAGCCGGGGAAGATCTGGGTCGACGCGGATGCCTGCCCGAAGGTGATCAAGGAGATCCTCTACCGCGCCGCGGAGCGCGTGGGCCTGCCGCTGGTCCTGGTGGCCAATCGGCGCCTGCGCGTTCCCGTCTCACCTTTCATCCGCTCCGAGCAGGTGCCGGCGGGTTTCGACGTGGCTGACGGTTTCATCGTCCAGCAGGCCCGGGCCGGCGACCTGGTGATCACGGCCGACATTCCCCTGGCCGCCGAGGTCGTCGACAAGGGCTGCCTGGCCCTCTCCCCGCGGGGCGAACTCTATACCGAAGAGAATGTGCGCCAGCGGCTGGCCCTGCGGGACTTCATGGACGATCTGCGGGGCTCCGGCGTCGACACCGGCGGCCCTCCCGCCCTTTCTCAGGCTGACCGGCAGGCCTTCGCCAATCGCCTCGATCGGCTGCTGGCCGGCTCGGTCCCCTGA
- a CDS encoding septum formation initiator family protein encodes MSHAPRTETTPSPAARSALRWGLLVLIVLSWTYALFGDEGILTQRRRRQRLDVLKERVAREAAINRALAAEVEGLAHDDFVLERAIRLELDYQRPGETVLVVGSDDPLVPAPAAPGSAVAPPPG; translated from the coding sequence GTGAGCCACGCGCCCCGCACAGAGACCACGCCTTCACCGGCGGCCCGCTCGGCCCTGCGATGGGGCTTGCTGGTGCTGATCGTGCTTTCCTGGACCTACGCCCTTTTCGGCGACGAGGGCATTCTCACCCAGCGCCGCCGCCGCCAGCGGCTCGATGTTCTCAAAGAGCGGGTGGCCCGGGAGGCCGCCATCAACCGGGCACTGGCCGCCGAGGTGGAAGGCCTGGCCCATGACGACTTCGTCCTCGAGCGGGCCATTCGGCTGGAACTGGACTATCAGCGACCCGGTGAGACCGTGCTGGTGGTCGGCAGCGACGACCCCCTGGTTCCGGCTCCTGCCGCCCCCGGCTCCGCTGTGGCTCCCCCCCCGGGCTAA
- the eno gene encoding phosphopyruvate hydratase, which produces MPEITAVYAREILDSRGNPTVEVEVAVEDEIIGRAAVPSGASTGSREALELRDGEPARYGGKGVQTAVRHVNEVLGPAIEGLDPTDQRLIDQTLNDRDGTPSKRNLGANAILGVSMATARAAAGLAGLPLYRYLGGAGARLLPTPQLNIINGGAHADNNVDIQEFMIVPVGFDAFSEAIRCAAETFHTLKKVLRERGLSTGVGDEGGFAPDLKANKEALDLILEAIEKAGYRPAEDVALALDCAASEFKTDEGYHLAGEGLTLGAEGLVKYYGKLLDDYPMIVSIEDGLDESDWEGWKMLTDALGDRCQLVGDDIFVTNPEILREGIEKGISNAILIKLNQIGTVSETFDAISMAKAASFGTVISHRSGETEDTFIADLAVAVGAGQIKTGAPSRGERTAKYNQLMRIEEDLADGARFAGRFPF; this is translated from the coding sequence ATGCCAGAGATCACTGCCGTCTACGCTCGTGAGATTCTCGATTCCCGGGGCAATCCCACCGTCGAAGTGGAAGTGGCGGTGGAGGACGAGATCATCGGCCGGGCAGCGGTGCCTTCGGGTGCCAGTACCGGCAGCCGCGAGGCCCTCGAGCTGCGCGACGGTGAACCGGCCCGCTACGGCGGCAAGGGGGTCCAGACGGCGGTGCGTCACGTCAACGAGGTGCTCGGGCCGGCCATCGAGGGACTCGACCCCACCGACCAGCGCCTGATCGACCAGACCCTCAATGACCGGGACGGCACCCCCAGCAAGCGCAACCTCGGCGCCAACGCCATTCTCGGTGTGAGCATGGCCACCGCCCGGGCGGCGGCGGGTCTGGCGGGCCTGCCGCTCTACCGCTACCTGGGCGGCGCCGGGGCGCGGCTGCTGCCGACTCCCCAGCTCAATATCATCAACGGCGGGGCCCACGCGGACAACAACGTGGACATCCAGGAGTTCATGATCGTACCCGTGGGCTTCGACGCGTTCTCGGAGGCGATTCGCTGCGCGGCGGAGACCTTCCACACCCTCAAGAAGGTGCTGCGGGAGCGGGGCCTGAGCACGGGCGTGGGTGACGAGGGCGGCTTCGCGCCCGATCTCAAGGCCAACAAGGAAGCGCTGGATCTGATTCTCGAGGCGATCGAGAAGGCCGGCTACAGGCCTGCGGAGGACGTGGCCCTGGCCCTGGACTGCGCGGCCAGCGAGTTCAAGACCGACGAGGGCTACCACCTGGCGGGGGAGGGGCTGACCCTCGGTGCCGAAGGCCTGGTGAAATACTACGGCAAGCTGCTCGACGACTACCCGATGATCGTCTCCATCGAAGATGGTCTCGACGAGTCCGACTGGGAGGGGTGGAAGATGCTCACCGACGCCCTGGGAGATCGCTGTCAGCTCGTGGGCGACGACATCTTCGTCACCAATCCGGAGATCCTGAGGGAAGGTATCGAGAAGGGTATCTCCAACGCGATCCTGATCAAGCTCAACCAGATCGGCACCGTCAGCGAGACCTTCGACGCGATCTCCATGGCCAAGGCGGCCTCCTTCGGTACGGTGATCAGCCATCGCTCGGGGGAGACCGAAGACACCTTCATCGCCGACCTGGCCGTGGCGGTGGGTGCGGGGCAGATCAAGACCGGCGCTCCGAGTCGGGGAGAGCGGACGGCGAAGTACAACCAGCTGATGCGCATCGAAGAGGACCTGGCCGACGGGGCGCGTTTCGCCGGGCGCTTTCCCTTCTGA
- the cutA gene encoding divalent-cation tolerance protein CutA, giving the protein MTAPKTRDEELIVVFCTVPDAAQGRALGRMLVERRLAACVNVIDGLTSIYRWQDAIHEDPESLLVIKTRRAAFAELAEALVAAHPYQVPEVVALPAAAVHVPYLHWALEQTRPSTPEQGS; this is encoded by the coding sequence ATGACTGCCCCCAAGACCCGTGACGAAGAGCTGATCGTCGTCTTTTGCACCGTGCCCGACGCCGCCCAGGGCCGCGCGCTGGGCCGCATGCTGGTCGAGCGCCGCCTGGCCGCCTGCGTCAACGTGATCGACGGCCTGACCTCGATCTACCGCTGGCAGGACGCGATCCACGAAGACCCCGAGTCTCTGCTGGTGATCAAGACGCGCCGCGCGGCCTTCGCCGAACTGGCCGAAGCCCTGGTCGCCGCCCACCCCTACCAGGTGCCGGAGGTGGTCGCGCTCCCGGCCGCCGCGGTCCACGTTCCCTACCTGCACTGGGCTCTCGAGCAAACCCGGCCGTCCACCCCCGAACAGGGATCCTGA
- a CDS encoding metallophosphoesterase family protein, with protein MHPRVHHVGIVAATTRRALPALRQRLEGVEVILHAGGLGPADVIEALGALAPLRAVVDQQDYLLWGDRFPEIDTLTVGPARILLTHLAGRPPEWLPPVRTRIAADPPDVIVHGQGDRAAAEWIGGILYVTPGPADPGPGPLPATAVRLDIESRARITAHVLDLSPSAPPLPPPAPRPGSGSALY; from the coding sequence ATGCATCCGCGCGTTCATCACGTGGGGATCGTCGCCGCCACCACGCGCCGCGCCCTGCCCGCCCTGCGCCAGCGCCTGGAAGGGGTGGAAGTCATCCTTCACGCGGGAGGCCTGGGGCCCGCCGACGTGATCGAAGCCCTGGGGGCCCTCGCGCCCCTGCGGGCCGTGGTCGACCAACAGGACTACCTGCTCTGGGGCGACCGGTTCCCCGAAATCGACACTCTTACCGTGGGACCGGCGCGCATCCTCCTGACCCACCTGGCGGGCCGGCCGCCGGAGTGGCTGCCCCCCGTCCGTACGCGAATCGCCGCCGATCCTCCGGATGTGATCGTCCATGGCCAGGGAGACCGGGCCGCCGCCGAGTGGATCGGGGGCATCCTCTACGTCACTCCGGGGCCGGCCGACCCCGGCCCCGGCCCCTTGCCCGCGACGGCCGTTCGCCTGGACATCGAATCCCGGGCCCGGATCACCGCCCACGTGCTGGATCTCTCTCCCTCCGCCCCGCCCCTCCCTCCTCCTGCGCCCCGCCCCGGCTCAGGATCGGCCCTATATTGA
- a CDS encoding BamA/TamA family outer membrane protein, translated as MRSRRPGSMRCLGRPLLAAGLALALAAAPARGQSCDGSQVIRRLEISTLPVFNPAETGKDRKIFHLINRLHAPMQTRHRTIRSLLTLRVGDPCRPEDLEEAERELRALSFVQDAWVEAIGEEDGGVVVRVRVQDAWSTRPGFSIKSEGGKTTTRFHLTEVNLLGTGARLEWSGRRDQDRRERTLRYLDPSLKGTHWQAEIINSDNSDGRRRLLALRRPFWKLDEKWALSLEGGDETREDKVYAQGAAIDRWRVDARTASLGYARSPRGLEAQGRLFRWGVEIVADRQRWTRATARPAFRPEWRPYDRDLLLVGGSLRWQRIDFRRTWHLETARRVEDLDLSLDTGLALAVSAPGSPDTGGRLRAWWRRGFGLSDRAFLQIGGSHQGTRLRGGWVNVVTSAQVRLFRRLTPHQTILVHAALDLGENLDGPSRFLLGGETGLRGYRSRAFDGNRRLLIDLEHRFFTPWEVLETFRVGFVGFVEFGAAWDESESLTLGRVHPDVGFGLRLQAIPSSQATTLHLDLALPLDPNGEPGGTSPRFSFRTATTF; from the coding sequence GTGAGATCGCGACGCCCCGGCTCGATGCGGTGCCTCGGCCGGCCCCTGCTGGCCGCCGGTCTCGCCCTCGCACTGGCCGCCGCCCCTGCCCGCGGCCAGTCCTGCGACGGCAGCCAGGTGATACGCAGGCTGGAAATCTCCACCCTGCCGGTTTTCAACCCCGCGGAAACCGGCAAGGACCGCAAAATCTTCCACCTGATCAATCGCCTGCACGCCCCGATGCAGACCCGCCACCGCACGATCCGCTCCCTGCTCACCCTCCGTGTGGGCGATCCCTGCCGGCCGGAGGACCTGGAGGAAGCCGAGCGTGAACTCCGGGCGCTGAGTTTCGTCCAGGACGCCTGGGTCGAGGCGATTGGCGAAGAGGACGGCGGTGTCGTGGTCCGGGTGCGCGTCCAGGACGCCTGGTCCACGAGACCGGGCTTTTCCATCAAGAGCGAGGGCGGCAAAACCACCACCCGCTTCCACCTCACCGAGGTCAACCTCCTGGGCACCGGCGCACGCCTGGAGTGGTCGGGCCGTCGCGACCAGGACCGCCGGGAACGCACACTCCGCTATCTCGACCCCTCGCTCAAGGGAACCCACTGGCAAGCCGAAATCATCAACTCCGACAACTCCGATGGCCGGCGGCGCCTGCTCGCCCTGCGCCGCCCCTTCTGGAAGCTCGACGAGAAGTGGGCCTTGAGCCTCGAGGGAGGCGATGAAACCCGCGAAGACAAGGTCTACGCACAGGGAGCCGCCATCGATCGCTGGCGGGTGGACGCCCGCACCGCGAGCCTGGGCTATGCACGCTCTCCTCGCGGCCTCGAAGCGCAGGGCCGCCTGTTCCGCTGGGGCGTGGAAATAGTTGCCGACCGCCAGCGGTGGACCCGCGCCACGGCCCGTCCGGCTTTCCGTCCGGAGTGGCGCCCCTACGACCGCGACCTGCTGCTGGTCGGGGGCTCACTGCGCTGGCAGCGCATCGACTTCCGCCGCACCTGGCACCTGGAAACCGCGCGACGCGTGGAAGACCTGGACCTGAGCCTGGACACGGGCCTGGCCCTGGCTGTCAGCGCCCCGGGCTCTCCGGACACCGGTGGCCGCCTGCGGGCCTGGTGGCGACGAGGCTTCGGCCTGTCCGACCGGGCCTTCCTGCAGATCGGGGGCAGCCACCAGGGCACCCGTCTGCGGGGTGGCTGGGTCAACGTGGTCACCTCGGCCCAGGTTCGGCTCTTCCGCCGCCTGACACCCCACCAGACGATCCTGGTCCACGCGGCCCTGGACCTGGGGGAAAACCTCGACGGCCCCTCCCGCTTCCTGCTGGGAGGCGAGACGGGGTTGCGGGGCTATCGCAGCCGGGCCTTCGACGGCAATCGCAGGCTGCTGATCGATCTGGAGCACCGCTTCTTCACCCCCTGGGAAGTGCTCGAGACCTTTCGGGTCGGTTTCGTGGGTTTCGTCGAGTTCGGGGCCGCCTGGGACGAGAGCGAGAGCCTGACCCTCGGCCGCGTCCACCCCGACGTGGGCTTCGGCCTGCGCCTGCAAGCGATTCCCTCCTCCCAGGCGACCACCCTGCACCTGGACCTGGCCCTGCCCCTGGATCCCAACGGCGAGCCCGGAGGAACCTCGCCGCGCTTCTCCTTCAGAACCGCGACCACCTTCTGA
- the rho gene encoding transcription termination factor Rho — MNQLARMRVDEVTALAEKLQLEGIAGLRKQELICRILRAQTDRKGTIYTEGVLEVLPEGYGFLRSPEYNYLPSPDDVYVSPSQIGRFSLMTGDTITGQVRPPKQDEKYFALIKLDSVGGRDPEKSRERILFENLTPLYPMEQIRLETGPENLTGRVMDMLTPIGKGQRGLIVAAPRTGKTMLLQSLANSILVNHPETYLIVLLIDERPEEVTDMKREVAAEVISSTFDEPATRHVQVADMVLDRAKRLVEAGRDVVILLDSITRMARAYNTVQPSSGKVLSGGLDANALQRPKRFFGAARNLENGGSLTIIGTALVETGSRMDEVIFEEFKGTGNMELHLDRRLADRRVFPAIDPTRSGTRKEELLLPPDTLNAVWILRKVLSQMNGMEAMELLLDKLRATSSNQEFIDMMRSGG; from the coding sequence ATGAACCAGCTCGCACGCATGCGCGTCGACGAGGTGACCGCGCTCGCCGAAAAACTCCAACTCGAGGGCATTGCCGGCCTGCGCAAGCAGGAGTTGATCTGCCGCATTCTCCGGGCCCAGACCGACCGCAAGGGAACGATCTACACCGAGGGTGTCCTCGAAGTGCTGCCGGAGGGCTACGGTTTCCTCCGCTCTCCCGAGTACAACTACCTGCCGAGCCCCGACGACGTCTACGTCTCGCCGAGCCAAATCGGTCGTTTCTCGCTGATGACCGGCGATACGATCACCGGCCAGGTGCGCCCCCCCAAGCAGGACGAAAAATACTTCGCCCTGATCAAGCTCGATTCGGTGGGGGGCAGAGACCCGGAAAAATCCCGCGAGCGCATCCTCTTCGAGAACCTCACGCCACTGTACCCGATGGAGCAGATCCGCCTGGAGACCGGCCCCGAAAACCTCACGGGACGGGTGATGGACATGCTCACGCCCATCGGCAAGGGCCAGCGCGGCCTGATCGTCGCCGCTCCCCGCACCGGCAAGACCATGCTGCTGCAGAGCCTGGCCAACTCGATTCTCGTCAATCACCCGGAAACCTACCTCATCGTGCTGCTGATCGACGAGCGGCCCGAAGAGGTGACCGACATGAAACGCGAGGTGGCCGCCGAGGTGATCTCCTCGACCTTCGACGAGCCGGCCACGCGCCACGTCCAGGTGGCCGACATGGTGCTCGACCGGGCCAAGCGCCTGGTGGAGGCCGGTCGCGACGTGGTGATCCTCCTCGATTCGATCACCCGCATGGCCCGGGCTTACAACACCGTCCAGCCCTCTTCGGGCAAGGTGCTTTCCGGCGGTCTCGACGCCAACGCCCTCCAGCGCCCCAAGCGCTTTTTCGGTGCCGCCCGCAATCTCGAGAACGGCGGCTCGCTGACGATCATCGGCACGGCCCTGGTGGAGACCGGTTCGCGGATGGACGAAGTGATCTTCGAGGAGTTCAAGGGCACCGGCAACATGGAACTTCACCTGGATCGGCGGCTGGCCGACCGCCGGGTCTTCCCCGCCATCGACCCCACCCGCTCGGGCACCCGCAAGGAAGAACTGCTCCTCCCGCCGGACACCCTCAACGCCGTGTGGATTCTGCGTAAGGTGCTCAGCCAGATGAACGGCATGGAAGCGATGGAGTTGCTGCTCGACAAGCTCCGGGCCACGAGCAGCAACCAGGAGTTCATCGACATGATGCGGTCGGGAGGGTGA
- a CDS encoding DNA-directed RNA polymerase subunit omega — protein sequence MSKPIEAALKKIPNRFLLTTVVARRWESIVAGSPPLVDYEPGTPPLRVVFKEILEDKIELDHEERLILLSDLPHEEESNETLFSSAFSPDAANVKEIMGSGDGD from the coding sequence GTGAGCAAGCCCATCGAAGCAGCCCTGAAGAAGATCCCCAACCGCTTCCTGCTGACCACCGTGGTCGCCCGCCGCTGGGAAAGCATCGTGGCCGGCTCGCCGCCGCTGGTGGACTACGAGCCCGGCACGCCGCCGCTGAGGGTCGTCTTCAAGGAGATCCTGGAAGACAAGATCGAGCTCGATCACGAAGAGCGCCTGATCCTCCTCTCCGATCTTCCCCACGAAGAGGAAAGCAACGAAACCCTCTTCTCTTCGGCCTTCTCCCCCGACGCGGCCAACGTCAAAGAAATCATGGGTTCGGGCGACGGGGACTGA
- a CDS encoding SDR family NAD(P)-dependent oxidoreductase — translation MVAAWQDDEAAKAVERWAPRGGEDLATLVYASRLMGSDPALVSHGGGNTSIKIRRDDLFGAPTEVLLIKASGRDLGQIAPDDFVPLDLQRLRRLCARSEMDAAKLGKALQAARIDPEAGFPSVETLLHASVAVPVVLHVHAEAVLVLADQAAGGEALARALGEHFAVIDYAMPGLPLARRVAATLEADPDLRGVAVRHHGLFAWGATAREAYDRLIGAVKACRQAIDPDLRPPAQALEGAAAAEAEQAAGRLAPRLRGLLTRAAAHEGLPIRPVLEFRSSPALLEGLDRPGVGELCRRGLMTPDHVLHTGLIPLFLAGPGDDLPAALEAFRNDYDAYIGRNGGQAGQPGYDPRPRVVFVPGVGLFGCGANRREARAAASLAERTLFARLAAEAIGRFDPTPESEVYALEFWPLEQAKRGRRRSLEGRVALVTGAAGAIGAGIAAALARLGATVFLADRPGAEDERRLARAVARVRREAGEDQALALPFDVSVPGDVDRALGRAALACGGVDLLVLSHGMAEVAGIDSIDPRRLETVFKVNALGAFHVLGAYVRQVRVQGAGGDVVLVSTKNVPDPGASFSAYSASKAAAHQLARVAAIELAPDDIRVNLVSPDAVFGDREIPSKLWQEVGPGRARSKGLDPAQLPEHYRRRNLLETPVRVEDVARAVLFFARRQTPTTGAVIPVDGGLPGAFPR, via the coding sequence ATGGTTGCAGCGTGGCAAGACGACGAGGCGGCAAAGGCCGTCGAGCGCTGGGCTCCCCGCGGCGGTGAGGATCTCGCCACCCTGGTCTACGCCTCGCGGTTGATGGGCTCCGATCCGGCGCTGGTCTCCCACGGCGGCGGTAACACATCGATCAAGATCCGGCGGGACGATCTCTTCGGCGCTCCGACCGAGGTCCTGCTGATCAAGGCGTCGGGCCGGGACCTGGGCCAGATCGCGCCCGACGACTTCGTTCCCCTCGACCTCCAGCGGCTGCGCCGACTCTGCGCCCGTTCCGAGATGGACGCCGCCAAACTCGGGAAAGCCCTCCAGGCGGCGCGGATCGACCCCGAAGCCGGCTTCCCCTCCGTCGAGACGCTGCTCCACGCCAGCGTCGCGGTCCCGGTGGTGCTCCACGTTCACGCCGAAGCGGTGCTGGTGCTCGCCGACCAGGCCGCAGGGGGCGAGGCGCTGGCCCGGGCCCTGGGGGAGCACTTCGCGGTGATCGACTACGCCATGCCCGGGCTGCCCCTCGCCCGGCGGGTGGCCGCGACCCTGGAGGCCGATCCGGATCTCCGGGGCGTGGCCGTGCGGCATCACGGCCTGTTCGCGTGGGGCGCCACCGCCCGGGAGGCCTACGACCGCCTGATCGGAGCCGTAAAGGCCTGCCGCCAGGCGATCGACCCGGACCTCCGTCCTCCCGCCCAGGCGCTGGAGGGCGCCGCCGCGGCGGAAGCCGAGCAGGCCGCCGGCCGCCTCGCCCCCCGGCTGCGCGGGCTGCTGACCCGGGCCGCGGCACACGAAGGCCTGCCGATCCGCCCGGTCCTCGAATTCCGCAGCAGCCCGGCCCTCCTCGAAGGTCTCGACCGCCCGGGAGTCGGGGAGTTGTGCCGCCGGGGCCTGATGACCCCCGACCACGTCCTGCATACGGGACTGATTCCCCTGTTCCTGGCGGGGCCAGGCGACGACCTGCCCGCCGCCCTCGAGGCTTTCCGTAACGACTACGACGCCTACATCGGCCGCAACGGCGGTCAGGCCGGCCAGCCAGGCTACGATCCCCGGCCCCGGGTGGTCTTCGTACCCGGAGTGGGCCTGTTCGGCTGCGGGGCGAACCGACGGGAGGCGCGGGCCGCGGCGAGCCTGGCCGAACGCACCCTTTTCGCGCGCTTGGCGGCCGAGGCCATCGGCCGCTTCGACCCGACCCCCGAGTCGGAAGTCTACGCGCTGGAGTTCTGGCCCCTCGAGCAGGCCAAGCGAGGTCGCCGGCGCTCCCTCGAAGGCCGCGTCGCCCTGGTCACCGGCGCCGCCGGCGCCATCGGCGCCGGCATCGCGGCCGCCCTGGCCCGCCTGGGCGCCACGGTCTTCCTCGCCGACCGTCCCGGCGCGGAGGACGAACGACGCCTGGCCCGGGCGGTGGCGCGGGTCCGGCGGGAGGCCGGGGAGGACCAGGCCCTGGCCCTTCCCTTCGACGTCAGCGTTCCCGGCGATGTCGACCGCGCCCTGGGCCGAGCCGCCCTGGCCTGTGGAGGCGTCGATCTGCTGGTGCTCTCCCACGGCATGGCAGAAGTGGCCGGCATCGACAGCATCGATCCCCGGCGGCTGGAAACGGTCTTCAAGGTCAATGCCCTGGGCGCGTTTCACGTGCTTGGAGCCTACGTCCGCCAGGTGCGCGTCCAGGGTGCCGGCGGTGACGTGGTGCTGGTCTCCACCAAGAACGTACCGGATCCCGGGGCGAGTTTCTCGGCCTACTCGGCTTCCAAGGCCGCGGCCCACCAACTCGCCCGGGTCGCCGCCATCGAACTGGCTCCCGATGACATCCGGGTCAACCTGGTCAGTCCGGACGCGGTTTTCGGGGACCGCGAGATACCCTCCAAGTTGTGGCAGGAGGTGGGTCCCGGCCGCGCGCGATCCAAGGGCCTCGACCCGGCCCAGTTGCCCGAACACTACCGGCGCCGCAACCTGCTGGAGACTCCCGTCCGGGTCGAAGACGTGGCACGAGCCGTGCTCTTCTTCGCCAGGCGCCAGACGCCCACCACCGGCGCCGTGATCCCCGTCGACGGTGGCCTCCCCGGCGCCTTTCCCCGCTGA
- the lsrF gene encoding 3-hydroxy-5-phosphonooxypentane-2,4-dione thiolase, producing the protein MFRCLHSCGAIEGRPTMDWGMANRLNRMIDPRTGKIVMLAVDHGYFLGPTSGLENLGETIAPLLEHADALMLTRGALRHGVDPARRVPVMLRMSGGTSIVSNDNGASALSNESLAVSIEDALRLNASGITASIFVGTEHERQTLENLTSLIDAGQRYGLPVMAVTAVGRDMVRDLRYLGLCTRIAAELGAHMVKTYYCEGFEKLIEATPVPVVIAGGRKIPEREALELAHRAIAAGAAGVDMGRNIFQSRAPVAMIRAVRAIVHQGATVDDAWSLVAGELS; encoded by the coding sequence GTGTTCCGCTGCCTCCACTCTTGCGGCGCGATCGAAGGGAGACCGACCATGGACTGGGGTATGGCCAATCGACTCAACCGCATGATCGACCCCCGCACCGGGAAGATCGTGATGCTGGCCGTGGACCACGGCTACTTTCTCGGCCCCACCTCGGGGCTCGAGAACCTCGGCGAGACCATCGCTCCCCTGCTCGAACATGCCGACGCCCTGATGCTCACCCGTGGCGCCCTGCGCCACGGGGTCGACCCCGCCCGGCGGGTGCCGGTGATGCTGCGCATGTCCGGAGGCACCTCCATCGTCTCCAACGACAACGGCGCCAGCGCCCTGTCCAACGAGAGCCTGGCGGTTTCCATCGAAGACGCCCTGCGCCTCAACGCCTCGGGAATCACCGCCTCGATCTTCGTCGGCACCGAGCATGAGCGGCAGACCCTCGAGAACCTCACCAGCCTGATCGACGCCGGCCAACGCTACGGCCTGCCCGTCATGGCGGTCACCGCGGTGGGGCGCGACATGGTGCGCGACCTGCGCTACCTGGGCCTGTGTACCCGCATCGCCGCGGAACTCGGCGCCCACATGGTCAAGACCTACTACTGCGAGGGCTTCGAAAAACTGATCGAAGCCACCCCCGTACCGGTGGTGATCGCCGGCGGCAGGAAGATTCCCGAACGGGAAGCCCTGGAACTGGCCCATCGAGCCATCGCCGCGGGGGCTGCCGGGGTGGACATGGGACGCAACATTTTCCAGTCCCGGGCCCCGGTAGCGATGATCCGCGCCGTGCGGGCCATCGTGCACCAGGGAGCCACGGTGGACGACGCCTGGTCGCTGGTGGCCGGGGAACTGTCATGA